One window of Chloroflexus aggregans DSM 9485 genomic DNA carries:
- the recG gene encoding ATP-dependent DNA helicase RecG produces the protein MTESEQQQVTVLGKMLSAERRDGCADRVADSGLSAFIRQWSATAGSAATLPAVQRAIGLLVGYERMTHAERDQALATAIEELRSLFRTNHPTPALATTAPVTLPSLAPRRTSSRQERQRLASDKHPLTDLDLDAKLDQIAGVDSRTVASFRRIGVVTIRDLLYHFPRRYDDVRSRRTIDELQVGAEETVIGEVTDVRTIGTGPKLRVRVEVSDETGSIEAIFFNQRWIAQQIRVGQTIVLSGKVTVFGGKRQFTSPRWERYTPDPDALLHTGRLVPIHPLTQGLHENQARRLIKQVVDTVAPRIPDHLPPERCAQAGLLPLGEALTQIHFPTNHESLAAARRRLGFDEFLFIQLGVLQRKRLWQQEMGLPFTIDLQVHAELLRLLPFRLTAAQQRAINEIFADLQRPSPMARLLQGDVGSGKTVVAAAALLQAVANGFQGALMAPTEILAEQHAKNLKQLLSRVPVPRRSSEAMDGEQYRQTDWRAQLDPEEAARLNEIVQIIGMTPEEDMGGHGVRVALLTGSLGTRERRRVLDGIARGEIDVVVGTHALITETVQFARLGLVVVDEQHRFGVEQRLRLKNKGCNPHMLVMTATPIPRTLTLTIYGDLDVSVLDERPPGRQEIRTRRISRLEREKAYRHIRKQVAEGRQVYVICPLVEESEKLDLPSAEEMYEKLQHEVFPDLRVALLHGKMSAREKDGVMRAFRDHQYDILVSTAVIEVGIDVPNATTIVIEGAERFGLAQLHQFRGRVGRGSHQSYCILISDSDNQQSKERLAALEQTNDGFQLAEFDLQLRGPGEFFGTRQSGTPDLKMARQGDTRLLSEARRMAEAILSDDPALERPEHALLRRRVDAFWTEAMRAG, from the coding sequence ATGACCGAGTCTGAGCAACAGCAGGTGACGGTGCTCGGTAAGATGTTGTCTGCCGAGCGCCGTGATGGATGCGCCGATCGCGTAGCTGACAGTGGTTTGAGTGCGTTTATTCGGCAGTGGTCGGCCACTGCCGGCAGTGCGGCGACCTTGCCGGCCGTGCAACGCGCAATTGGCTTGCTCGTTGGCTACGAACGTATGACGCATGCCGAACGCGATCAGGCGCTTGCCACAGCCATCGAAGAGTTACGCTCACTGTTTCGGACCAACCACCCCACTCCTGCACTTGCCACCACTGCACCGGTTACGCTACCGTCGCTTGCCCCTCGCCGAACCTCTTCGCGGCAGGAGCGTCAACGATTGGCGTCCGATAAGCATCCCTTAACCGATCTTGATCTCGACGCTAAACTCGACCAAATCGCCGGTGTCGATTCACGTACAGTAGCCAGTTTTCGCCGGATCGGTGTCGTGACGATTCGCGATCTCCTGTACCACTTTCCCCGTCGCTACGACGATGTTAGAAGTCGTCGCACGATTGATGAGTTGCAGGTAGGGGCTGAAGAGACGGTGATCGGTGAAGTAACCGACGTGCGCACCATCGGTACCGGCCCCAAATTGCGAGTGCGGGTGGAAGTGAGTGATGAGACCGGCTCGATTGAAGCGATTTTCTTTAACCAGCGTTGGATTGCACAGCAGATTCGGGTTGGACAGACAATTGTGCTCAGCGGTAAGGTGACGGTCTTCGGTGGGAAGCGGCAATTCACCAGCCCGCGTTGGGAACGTTATACCCCCGACCCCGACGCACTGTTGCATACCGGGCGGTTAGTACCCATTCATCCGCTGACACAGGGGTTGCACGAGAATCAGGCTCGCCGCTTGATCAAACAGGTGGTTGATACTGTAGCACCGCGTATACCCGATCATCTACCGCCGGAGCGGTGTGCGCAGGCGGGCTTACTGCCACTCGGTGAAGCACTGACTCAAATCCATTTTCCTACCAATCACGAATCATTGGCGGCTGCCCGTCGTCGGCTCGGTTTTGATGAGTTTCTCTTTATTCAGCTCGGCGTTTTGCAACGTAAGCGGCTCTGGCAACAAGAAATGGGTTTGCCATTTACAATTGATCTGCAGGTGCATGCCGAATTACTACGGCTGCTCCCGTTTCGATTGACGGCAGCCCAGCAGCGGGCGATCAACGAGATTTTTGCCGATTTACAGCGCCCGTCGCCGATGGCGCGTCTGTTGCAAGGTGATGTCGGTAGTGGTAAGACGGTGGTAGCAGCGGCGGCATTGTTGCAAGCAGTGGCTAACGGTTTTCAAGGGGCGTTGATGGCGCCAACCGAGATTCTGGCTGAACAACACGCCAAAAATCTCAAGCAGTTGCTGAGCCGGGTGCCGGTGCCGCGTCGGTCAAGCGAGGCAATGGACGGTGAACAGTATCGGCAGACCGATTGGCGTGCGCAACTTGATCCCGAAGAGGCGGCACGGCTGAACGAGATCGTCCAGATCATCGGTATGACGCCGGAAGAGGATATGGGTGGGCATGGTGTGCGGGTTGCCTTACTCACCGGTAGCCTGGGTACGCGCGAACGACGGCGAGTACTGGATGGGATTGCCCGTGGTGAGATCGATGTCGTGGTCGGAACGCATGCCCTTATCACCGAGACCGTCCAGTTTGCTCGGCTAGGACTGGTTGTGGTTGATGAACAGCACCGGTTTGGGGTCGAACAGCGATTGCGGCTGAAGAACAAAGGGTGTAACCCACACATGCTGGTAATGACGGCAACCCCTATCCCGCGCACGCTAACTCTTACCATCTACGGTGATCTCGATGTTTCAGTGCTCGATGAGCGGCCACCGGGACGGCAAGAGATTCGTACCCGTCGAATTAGCCGTTTGGAACGCGAAAAGGCGTATCGCCATATTCGTAAACAGGTCGCCGAGGGGCGACAGGTATACGTGATTTGTCCACTGGTCGAAGAGAGTGAGAAACTCGACCTGCCTTCCGCCGAAGAGATGTACGAAAAACTGCAACACGAGGTCTTTCCCGACTTGCGGGTAGCATTGTTGCACGGTAAGATGTCGGCTCGCGAGAAAGATGGGGTGATGCGTGCATTCCGCGATCATCAGTACGATATCTTGGTCTCGACGGCGGTTATCGAGGTCGGGATTGATGTCCCTAATGCGACAACTATCGTGATCGAGGGGGCAGAACGGTTTGGATTAGCCCAGTTGCACCAGTTTCGTGGTCGGGTTGGGCGTGGTAGCCATCAGAGTTACTGCATCTTGATCAGCGATAGTGATAATCAGCAGTCGAAAGAACGGTTGGCTGCGCTCGAACAGACTAACGATGGTTTTCAGCTCGCCGAGTTCGATCTACAATTGCGCGGACCGGGTGAGTTTTTCGGTACACGCCAGAGTGGAACGCCCGATCTGAAAATGGCTCGACAGGGTGATACCCGCTTACTGAGCGAAGCACGGCGCATGGCCGAAGCCATTCTGTCTGATGATCCGGCCTTGGAACGCCCAGAACATGCGTTATTGCGCCGGCGTGTCGATGCGTTTTGGACGGAGGCGATGCGTGCAGGATAG
- the rpmB gene encoding 50S ribosomal protein L28 — protein MAKCELCGKKPSFGHNVSFSKRRTNRVWQPNIQKTTLMAPGGKPVQVRICTQCMRTLAKTR, from the coding sequence ATGGCAAAATGTGAACTCTGCGGTAAAAAACCTTCGTTTGGTCACAATGTCAGCTTCTCCAAACGCCGGACCAATCGGGTCTGGCAGCCCAATATTCAGAAGACGACGTTAATGGCGCCCGGTGGTAAGCCGGTACAGGTGCGCATCTGCACCCAATGCATGCGCACACTCGCGAAGACGCGCTAG
- a CDS encoding DegV family protein → MALMKVVTDGASDIPFDVTRELDIEVVPLSARIDDRLYRIGIDISEDQVYDLLFNGHDRVEIVKPTATTFEQLYRSLLGRYDYVFSIHLSHRLGTILSEAQAGRSRLPASNTRIEIIDSKLVGMGLGSIAIAAARAIRDGHTPAEVSELIGQTIRHTHTAFFVDTMEYLEQSGLLTFSSSLIGSMQRIKPLMILDEGEIVPYERTRTRAKAIEGLFTFVEDFPHVEDVIIHYATTPEDVEKLLEKLDPIFPRDRVQVSRMGPAIASRLGPGAMAVTVFEGFDEE, encoded by the coding sequence ATGGCACTGATGAAAGTTGTTACCGACGGCGCTAGCGATATTCCGTTTGACGTAACGCGTGAGCTAGACATTGAAGTCGTTCCGCTGTCGGCGCGGATCGACGATCGGTTGTACCGTATCGGAATTGATATCAGTGAGGATCAGGTTTACGATCTCCTGTTCAACGGCCATGACCGCGTCGAGATCGTCAAACCAACGGCAACCACTTTCGAGCAACTCTACCGTAGTTTGTTAGGTCGTTATGATTACGTGTTTTCGATCCATCTCAGCCATCGGTTGGGAACGATCCTGAGCGAGGCACAGGCCGGACGGTCACGCTTGCCGGCATCGAATACTCGGATCGAAATTATCGATAGTAAACTGGTTGGGATGGGGCTGGGGTCAATCGCTATCGCTGCGGCCCGCGCAATTCGTGATGGTCATACTCCGGCTGAGGTGAGTGAGTTAATTGGGCAGACGATTCGTCACACGCATACTGCCTTTTTCGTTGATACGATGGAGTATCTCGAACAAAGTGGCTTGCTTACCTTTAGCAGTTCCCTGATCGGGTCAATGCAGCGTATTAAACCACTAATGATCCTCGATGAGGGAGAAATTGTACCCTACGAGCGCACGCGCACCCGCGCTAAGGCTATCGAGGGTCTCTTTACCTTTGTCGAAGATTTTCCGCATGTAGAAGATGTGATTATCCATTACGCTACTACTCCAGAAGATGTTGAAAAATTGCTCGAGAAGCTCGATCCAATTTTCCCACGTGATCGGGTGCAAGTCTCTCGGATGGGGCCGGCAATTGCCTCCCGTCTTGGCCCCGGTGCGATGGCCGTAACTGTCTTTGAAGGCTTCGATGAGGAATGA
- the pstB gene encoding phosphate ABC transporter ATP-binding protein PstB has protein sequence MTVVHDMDRNNPNALEARNMNVYYGSFRAVKNVNLAIEKNRITALIGPSGCGKSTVLRSFNRMNDLVPSARVEGEILFHGENIYAPGVDPVNVRRRIGMVFQKPNPFPKSIYDNVAYGPRINGWKLSKREMDELVERALRGAALWDEVKDKLHQNGLSLSGGQQQRLCIARALAVEPEVILMDEPCSALDPISTLKIEELMFELRQNYTIIIVTHNMQQASRASDYTAFFLMDSDRAGQLVEYGPTAQIFQNPKDERTEQYISGRFG, from the coding sequence ATGACAGTTGTTCATGATATGGACCGGAACAATCCAAATGCACTTGAAGCGCGCAATATGAACGTTTACTACGGTTCATTTCGCGCAGTCAAGAACGTCAATCTGGCGATTGAGAAGAACCGTATCACTGCTCTGATCGGGCCTTCGGGTTGCGGCAAGAGTACGGTTTTGCGTTCGTTCAATCGTATGAACGATCTGGTGCCTTCGGCTCGGGTTGAGGGTGAGATCCTCTTCCACGGCGAAAATATCTACGCCCCGGGTGTTGACCCGGTGAACGTTCGTCGTCGGATTGGGATGGTGTTCCAAAAACCGAATCCCTTCCCCAAGAGTATCTACGATAATGTGGCGTATGGTCCACGTATCAACGGCTGGAAACTGTCTAAGCGCGAGATGGACGAACTTGTTGAACGAGCGCTGCGCGGTGCTGCACTGTGGGATGAAGTGAAGGACAAGCTTCACCAGAATGGTTTGTCACTTTCAGGTGGCCAGCAGCAGCGCCTCTGCATTGCCCGTGCGCTGGCGGTCGAGCCGGAAGTGATTTTGATGGACGAGCCGTGTTCGGCGCTTGATCCTATCTCAACTCTCAAGATCGAAGAGTTGATGTTCGAGTTGCGCCAGAACTATACGATTATTATCGTGACGCACAATATGCAGCAGGCGTCACGCGCCTCTGATTACACGGCGTTTTTCTTGATGGATAGTGACCGCGCCGGCCAGCTTGTCGAGTATGGGCCGACAGCGCAGATTTTCCAAAACCCGAAGGACGAACGCACCGAGCAGTATATTTCGGGCCGGTTCGGATGA
- a CDS encoding 6-phosphofructokinase yields MASKKQRIGVLTSGGDAPGLNAVIRAVVKSASSLGWEVIGIHDGFEGLLGTKSYRVLTNADVQGLLPRGGTILRTTNKGHFGPRRSDELSEADPYVRAVKAIEEMGLRALITIGGEGTQRIALELHKLGAPVIGVPKTIDNDLAGTDRTFGFDTALQVATDAIDRLHTTAASHNRVMVLEVMGRHTGWIALHAGLAGGADVILIPEIPFTIERVAEKVHARDAQGSAFSIIVVAEGARPRGGSEMYIAEGRLGGIGHWVGEQLERLTGKDVRVVVLGHLQRGGSPSPYDRLLSTRYGAAAVQAAARGIYGEMVALRGQDIVTVPLAEACGYLNRVRPHSDLVLCARSLGIVFGDEL; encoded by the coding sequence ATGGCGAGTAAGAAGCAGCGGATTGGCGTGCTCACGAGCGGTGGTGATGCGCCAGGGCTTAATGCTGTCATCCGTGCGGTCGTCAAGTCGGCGTCCAGTCTCGGTTGGGAAGTGATCGGGATTCACGACGGGTTTGAGGGATTGTTGGGGACGAAGAGCTATCGTGTGCTGACCAACGCTGATGTCCAGGGGTTGTTACCACGCGGTGGTACGATTTTGCGTACCACGAATAAAGGTCATTTTGGCCCACGCCGCAGTGATGAATTATCAGAAGCCGATCCGTATGTACGTGCCGTCAAGGCGATCGAGGAGATGGGCTTGCGTGCGCTGATTACCATTGGCGGTGAAGGTACACAGCGGATTGCCTTAGAACTACACAAGTTGGGCGCACCGGTCATTGGTGTGCCGAAAACGATTGACAACGATCTCGCCGGGACCGATCGCACCTTCGGGTTTGATACTGCCTTACAAGTAGCGACCGATGCGATTGATCGTCTGCACACGACAGCAGCCAGTCACAATCGGGTAATGGTGCTCGAGGTTATGGGTCGGCATACCGGCTGGATTGCGCTGCACGCCGGTTTGGCCGGTGGGGCCGATGTGATCCTCATCCCTGAGATTCCGTTTACAATTGAACGGGTTGCAGAAAAGGTGCATGCACGTGATGCCCAAGGTAGCGCTTTCAGTATTATTGTTGTCGCCGAAGGTGCGCGTCCGCGCGGTGGTAGCGAAATGTACATTGCCGAGGGGCGCCTTGGCGGGATCGGGCATTGGGTTGGTGAGCAACTCGAACGTCTAACCGGCAAAGACGTCCGGGTCGTTGTCTTGGGGCATTTGCAACGTGGCGGTTCGCCTTCACCATACGACCGCTTGCTCTCGACGCGCTACGGTGCTGCTGCCGTGCAAGCTGCGGCTCGTGGCATCTACGGTGAAATGGTGGCGTTGCGCGGGCAAGATATTGTGACCGTGCCGCTCGCCGAGGCGTGTGGCTATCTCAATCGGGTGCGTCCGCATAGCGATCTGGTGCTCTGCGCGCGCAGTTTGGGAATAGTGTTTGGTGATGAACTCTGA
- the pstA gene encoding phosphate ABC transporter permease PstA → MSAQEQIGVKTQSVERVIDRGGGNLKWRHFKGTILTILGWFSIVFGLGILVVLIFDVTNKATGIFTGGTNWLTWEFFNNFDSRFPERAGAKAAIVGTLYTISLTILFAFPLGVAAAIYLEEYARDNWFSKLVEINISNLAAVPSIIYGLLGLQVFARWLFLGRSIITGALTLALLVVPIIIVASRESIRAVPLSLRQASYALGATRWQTVWHVVLPQSIGGILTGSILAVSRAIGETAPLITIGALTFVPFLPRSVFDIFTVLPIQIFNWTSRPNDDFRALAAAGILVLLTILLLINALAIYLRNRYQKRY, encoded by the coding sequence ATGTCTGCCCAAGAACAAATCGGAGTGAAGACTCAATCGGTTGAGAGAGTCATTGATCGGGGTGGTGGTAACCTGAAGTGGCGTCATTTCAAAGGTACCATATTAACTATTCTAGGATGGTTTAGTATTGTTTTCGGTTTGGGTATACTCGTTGTACTCATCTTCGATGTTACCAACAAGGCAACGGGCATCTTCACCGGTGGTACAAACTGGCTGACGTGGGAATTTTTTAACAATTTCGACTCGCGGTTTCCGGAACGAGCCGGTGCTAAGGCTGCTATTGTCGGTACCCTGTACACGATCTCTCTTACGATCCTCTTTGCCTTTCCCCTTGGTGTTGCGGCGGCTATCTACCTCGAAGAATATGCACGCGATAATTGGTTTAGTAAGTTAGTCGAGATCAATATCAGTAACCTTGCCGCAGTACCCTCCATTATTTACGGTTTACTCGGTCTGCAAGTCTTTGCCCGCTGGCTGTTCCTTGGTCGCAGTATTATTACCGGTGCATTAACATTGGCCTTGTTGGTTGTCCCAATTATCATAGTTGCATCGCGCGAATCGATTCGGGCCGTCCCGTTGAGTTTACGTCAGGCTAGTTATGCGCTTGGCGCAACGCGCTGGCAGACGGTATGGCATGTGGTATTGCCGCAGTCAATCGGTGGGATCTTGACCGGTAGCATTCTTGCTGTATCACGCGCAATCGGTGAGACGGCACCACTGATTACGATTGGCGCCCTGACGTTCGTTCCATTCTTGCCTCGCAGTGTGTTCGATATCTTTACGGTGCTGCCTATCCAGATTTTTAACTGGACGTCTCGTCCGAATGATGATTTTCGGGCATTGGCGGCTGCCGGTATTCTCGTGTTGCTGACCATTTTGTTGCTCATCAACGCGCTCGCGATTTATCTCCGTAATCGGTATCAGAAACGCTACTAA
- a CDS encoding DUF6754 domain-containing protein: protein MTLPAIFLLVALAIVVAFVWLHHARVLAGRLPVRRSLPALDALRMALARSAETGRAVHLSPGASTIGAGEGQRASTAELLAGLQVVRQAGEQAAASGSAVVISSADAVAYFSLRGAIRQAYRGVGQPQAFDPRRIELWAHADPLAYAAAVAAHYHREPLEASTMVGVFGPEVLLAAEIGAQQQIPQVLGSTNPASLGVMSVVTPYVLIGEEIFVTEAYLTTASAPQARLLTHDTLRVTVIGLMVLAFGYGVIRAVFGLPALPGW, encoded by the coding sequence ATGACCTTGCCGGCAATCTTTTTGCTAGTTGCGCTTGCGATTGTCGTAGCATTTGTCTGGCTTCATCACGCGCGCGTTCTCGCCGGTCGTTTGCCGGTGAGGCGGTCGTTGCCGGCGCTAGACGCATTGCGGATGGCGCTCGCTCGTAGTGCCGAAACGGGTCGTGCGGTTCATCTTTCTCCCGGTGCAAGTACAATCGGTGCCGGTGAAGGTCAACGGGCGAGTACGGCAGAGCTGCTTGCCGGTTTACAGGTGGTTCGGCAGGCTGGCGAACAGGCTGCGGCAAGTGGGTCGGCTGTTGTGATTAGCTCGGCTGACGCCGTTGCCTATTTTTCCTTGCGTGGCGCCATACGACAAGCGTACCGCGGAGTTGGTCAGCCGCAGGCGTTTGATCCGCGTCGGATCGAGCTGTGGGCGCATGCCGATCCGTTGGCGTATGCGGCGGCTGTGGCAGCGCACTATCATCGTGAGCCGTTGGAAGCCAGCACGATGGTTGGGGTGTTCGGACCTGAGGTCTTACTGGCCGCTGAGATTGGCGCCCAACAGCAGATTCCGCAAGTGTTAGGGAGTACCAATCCGGCATCGCTAGGTGTGATGTCTGTGGTTACGCCCTATGTGCTGATCGGCGAAGAGATCTTCGTCACGGAAGCCTATTTGACAACTGCGTCTGCGCCACAGGCCCGTTTGCTTACGCATGACACGTTGCGTGTAACGGTGATCGGGTTGATGGTGCTGGCGTTTGGTTATGGTGTGATCCGAGCTGTATTCGGATTGCCGGCTTTGCCGGGGTGGTAA
- a CDS encoding E3 binding domain-containing protein, producing MQTQTITLPAALGEATLLEWLATVGETVTPTTPLVRVLTADAEWAVPAQVAGVLVEQLASAGARLSGGAALAHYVPPRRVRATPLARRIAGALGIDLATLNGSGPGGRIGRADVLAAAGMLVEAAAAPAANVSTPTDALAPIAQPVASDNGSVQMAPMSTEAVATLSQVVTSDRVPLAGATIAVNLQPLLQRCATQTAEFVTRGLQATPLSALVAAAAALFPLHPFLNAAWAETAIMLRHRYHTAVCLSDGRWVLIRDAGDLTERGIARMLARTDTTNDLAEATFSIVATTGWWRFAPPLPGTAAALTLSEAQRQPIAFNATTLVVGAVAQLSLCYDARILDHLAAMAFLRDLCHRLGVETLSSCTDPNR from the coding sequence ATGCAAACCCAGACCATCACGTTGCCCGCTGCCCTCGGTGAGGCGACTTTACTGGAATGGTTGGCAACTGTTGGTGAGACGGTAACACCCACAACACCGCTAGTACGAGTGTTAACCGCCGATGCCGAATGGGCGGTCCCGGCACAGGTGGCCGGAGTGCTGGTTGAGCAGTTGGCGTCAGCGGGTGCGCGATTGTCTGGTGGTGCGGCTCTCGCCCACTACGTCCCTCCCCGTCGAGTACGAGCAACACCGCTGGCTCGACGGATCGCGGGTGCTTTGGGGATAGACCTTGCAACGTTGAACGGGAGTGGACCGGGTGGTCGTATCGGTCGAGCTGACGTGCTCGCCGCAGCCGGTATGCTCGTAGAGGCAGCAGCAGCTCCCGCGGCTAACGTCTCTACCCCGACAGATGCATTGGCGCCGATTGCGCAGCCTGTTGCGTCTGACAACGGATCGGTTCAGATGGCGCCGATGTCAACGGAGGCGGTAGCTACCTTGTCGCAGGTGGTTACGTCAGACCGTGTGCCGCTTGCCGGTGCCACCATTGCCGTCAATCTTCAACCACTCCTGCAACGTTGTGCAACGCAAACGGCAGAGTTTGTCACGCGCGGTCTCCAAGCGACGCCGCTTAGTGCATTGGTCGCCGCCGCAGCCGCTCTCTTTCCGCTCCACCCTTTTCTCAATGCAGCGTGGGCTGAGACAGCAATTATGCTGCGACATCGCTATCACACTGCTGTCTGTTTATCCGATGGCCGATGGGTTCTGATCCGTGACGCCGGCGATCTGACCGAACGTGGTATCGCACGGATGTTGGCCCGCACCGATACGACCAACGATCTCGCAGAGGCTACGTTCAGTATCGTGGCAACAACCGGTTGGTGGCGGTTTGCACCACCGTTACCGGGAACGGCGGCGGCCCTGACGTTGAGTGAAGCGCAACGACAACCGATTGCCTTCAATGCGACGACATTGGTCGTTGGGGCAGTGGCTCAGCTTAGCCTGTGTTACGATGCCCGTATCCTCGACCATCTAGCCGCGATGGCCTTTCTACGCGATCTGTGTCACCGGCTCGGTGTCGAGACGCTGTCTTCATGCACCGATCCCAATCGTTGA
- the pstC gene encoding phosphate ABC transporter permease subunit PstC, with product MFVAVTDLRKPINPLRAFGERLIQVALLGAATVSILTTAGIVFSLLFETIAFFSEVSIIEFLTETEWTPLFSIKKYGIWPLLSATILTSAIAMLVAVPLGLIAAIFLSEFASDRIRRTVKPLLEILAGIPTVVYGYFALTVVTPFLKNFIPTLSIFNSLSAGLVMGVMLIPFVASLSEDALSAVPNSLREAAYGLGSTRFEVATLVVAPAAISGIVASIVLAFSRAVGETMIVAIAAGQNPRLTFDPTVPVMTMTSYIVQVSLGDTPYGSLSYYTLYAVGFTLFLFTFVLNIFSFWMVRKFREVYD from the coding sequence ATGTTCGTGGCTGTTACCGATCTCCGCAAACCAATTAATCCCCTGCGTGCGTTTGGCGAGCGTCTTATTCAGGTTGCTCTCTTAGGTGCTGCTACGGTTTCAATTCTGACGACAGCGGGTATTGTCTTCTCTCTACTATTTGAAACGATTGCTTTCTTTAGTGAAGTTTCAATTATTGAATTCTTGACTGAAACTGAATGGACACCACTTTTTTCAATTAAGAAGTACGGGATTTGGCCACTGCTATCGGCAACAATATTGACCTCAGCCATCGCAATGTTAGTGGCAGTCCCGCTCGGTCTGATCGCAGCTATTTTCCTAAGTGAATTTGCCTCTGATCGTATTCGGCGCACGGTCAAGCCACTGCTTGAGATTCTGGCCGGTATTCCTACCGTCGTGTATGGTTATTTTGCCTTAACTGTGGTGACACCGTTTCTCAAGAACTTTATTCCAACACTAAGCATCTTCAATTCATTAAGTGCCGGCTTAGTGATGGGAGTGATGCTAATCCCGTTCGTTGCCTCTCTCAGCGAAGACGCTCTGTCGGCGGTACCGAACTCGTTGCGTGAAGCAGCGTATGGGTTGGGTTCCACTCGGTTCGAAGTAGCCACGCTCGTAGTTGCACCGGCAGCGATTTCGGGTATTGTGGCATCGATAGTACTCGCTTTCTCACGCGCAGTTGGTGAGACAATGATCGTCGCAATTGCCGCCGGTCAGAACCCACGACTCACCTTTGATCCAACCGTACCGGTCATGACAATGACCTCATACATTGTGCAAGTCAGTCTCGGCGATACACCCTACGGCTCCTTGAGCTACTACACACTCTACGCTGTTGGGTTTACTCTTTTCCTCTTTACCTTCGTGTTAAATATCTTCAGCTTCTGGATGGTACGTAAGTTCCGGGAGGTTTACGATTAA
- a CDS encoding SRPBCC family protein, which yields MIRYEIAATTVTTAPPERVFAVLDDFSNWPRWMPSLERVRIELPPNDHPRQGYRFKLHGMFVHAEMEVIDYTPLSRATRFRISFPPFQGINRCRLVPLDDGRYRIERLDQLELPDLVAHVIDATQRKRFEQLALEFLHALRRVVEQTPNGTITSSSPTGQSD from the coding sequence ATGATCCGTTATGAGATTGCGGCGACGACGGTAACCACCGCGCCGCCGGAGCGGGTATTTGCCGTTCTTGACGATTTCAGTAATTGGCCGCGTTGGATGCCTTCTCTCGAACGAGTACGGATTGAGTTACCGCCGAACGACCATCCGCGCCAAGGCTATCGTTTCAAACTGCATGGGATGTTTGTCCATGCCGAGATGGAAGTGATCGACTATACGCCACTGAGTCGCGCAACACGCTTTCGGATCAGTTTTCCACCGTTTCAAGGAATTAACCGCTGTCGGTTGGTCCCACTCGATGATGGACGTTACCGGATCGAGCGACTCGATCAGCTCGAGTTGCCCGATCTGGTAGCGCACGTAATCGATGCAACGCAACGTAAACGTTTTGAACAGCTTGCTCTAGAATTTCTGCATGCTCTTCGTCGGGTCGTTGAGCAGACACCAAATGGAACCATCACCTCCTCTTCGCCAACTGGCCAATCAGATTGA